The following DNA comes from Thermodesulfobacteriota bacterium.
AGAATGCCCCGGCCGCCGTTGGCCATTTCCAGGTATTTGGCTGCTTCCTGGACGGCCATGCGGCCGGCCACTTCGCTCATGGGGGTCAGCAACGGCAGGCTCCGGTCCGGCTTCTGGATGGTTTCGTAGGCGATGCACACGGCGCCGCTCTTGACCAGGGCGTCGGTCAGTTCCCGGTTGGCCGCCAGGTGCAGGTAGGTGAACAGTATCTGCCCCGGCCGCAGGAGGCCGTATTCGCTTTTCAGCGGCTCCTTGACGTGCATGACCATTTCAGCCCGGGAGAAAATTTCCTCCGGCGTGGCGATGATGTCGGCCCCGGCCTGGCGGTAACGGCTGTCTTCAAATCCGCTGCCGAGGCCGGCGTCTTTTTCCACCAGCACCTGGTGCCCGCGCTGACGCATTATTTCCACGCCGGCCGGCGTCATGGCCACCCGGTGCTCTTCCTGTTTTATTTCCTTTAGAATGCCGATGATCATTGTTGTCTCTTTCTCGATTTGAAAAGGGTTATTCGATTCCGTCGCCGCCTGTTTCGGGGGCGGATACCCGCCTGCTGTCGGCGACAATCATATCGATAATCTGGCGGCTCAGGGCGGCGGCTTTTTTTAAGGACACGGCCCTGGGATCTATATACCATTGCAGCTCCAGTCCTTCATGGACGGCGATCATCATGGAGGCGTAGTTCTCTTTCTGCTGTTTTGTCAGGTCGTTCAGGATGTCCATTGCTTCTATATTGGCGATAATGGTCTGCCGGAAGCGGCTGAAGGTTCTGGCCAGGGTTTCCCGCACCCGGGGGTTGCGCCGGGCCTCCACGCAGCACTCCAGAAAGAACCCGGAGTATTCCTCGTTGATCATGCCGGGGCTGTACATGAATTCCAGGGCCTTGAAGAATCGTGTCTCGGGATTCTTGTAGCGATCCATCTTGCGGATAAAATCAGTAAAGATGGTGTCGCTGAAAAAGGTCACCATCTGTGCGATCATTTCATCCCGGTCCTTGAAGTAATGATGAATGACGCTCGGCTGGACCCCGGCCTGGCCGGCGATTTTGCGGATGGAAGCACTGGCCAGTCCCTCGCTGTTGACGCACCGGTAGAAGGCGTCGATGATTTCCTGTCGGCGGGTATCCGCCATGCTTTTTCTGCCCATGCTCCGCTCTCGTCCGATGACGAATGTCGTCTGATTTATAAATTGTTCGGGCAACCGTCCAATAAATTATCAGACTGGCGGCGGATGTCAACAGGAAA
Coding sequences within:
- a CDS encoding TetR/AcrR family transcriptional regulator, with the translated sequence MGRKSMADTRRQEIIDAFYRCVNSEGLASASIRKIAGQAGVQPSVIHHYFKDRDEMIAQMVTFFSDTIFTDFIRKMDRYKNPETRFFKALEFMYSPGMINEEYSGFFLECCVEARRNPRVRETLARTFSRFRQTIIANIEAMDILNDLTKQQKENYASMMIAVHEGLELQWYIDPRAVSLKKAAALSRQIIDMIVADSRRVSAPETGGDGIE